The segment ACAGGAGAGGTCAGGGTCGGGCCGGGCTGGGGCAGGAGCCCAGCCACGTTAGGAGCAATTGGGTTAATAGAACATGAGCTGAAATCTtaactgggggtgggagggcggtTAGGACTCTGGTGCCAGCTGAAGCCCCCTTCCAGCCACCTGGGGTACAGAGGTCCTGGGGACTGAGGTGGGTTTGCCTGATCTTTCCCTTGCTGCAAACGAGGGGTGTCCCCATCGTGTCCCCCACATCGGGCCAGGTCAGGCAGACCTGCACAGCTATGCACTTTCCATCCCCTTTCTCCTgggcctgcctcccagcccccacAGCAGCCCCTGCACTGCCCCAGGTCTGAGCCCTGTGTCCTGCTGGGACACAGACACAAGCTGCTGGGGAGGCGCCCAGTCCCGTTAGGCCCTGCCAGGTAGGGAGGGGGCCAAGGCCTGGGCAGGCTGCAGGAGGGCTGGGGACAGAGGGGACCTGGGGTCTGCTCCCTCGCTGATCTGGCTTTCTCCACAGGGGGTGGTCAGCTTGGTCCTCACAGAgagcggggagcctggtgggttagctCAGCGACTTCCTTAGTGGGGGAGATTCTGCAAGCACCAGGGTCGCCCCTTCCAGAATCCTCTGAGCCCAGACAGCCTCTGCCACACAAGCCAACCTCACAGGCTTGCATCTAGGCTCCTGTTACCATTTTCAGAGGAAAAAGTCTGAACTCAGAGAAGTTGCTGGATtatccctgaggccaccagcttCCGAGAGTGGAATCAAGGCAAGGGGCCTGGACAGGTTGCTCGCCTGGGTGGCCAGCATAGGGGCAGGAACAAAGGCTTGTCCCTGGGCCAGAATAAACGAGTAGAAACAGACCTAAaggcaggagagaaaagaggTGGTCCAGACAGGGATGGGGGGGGAAGGCAGAGAGAGTCTAAGTCCCCCAACGGCAGAGGGAGGGCAGGGATGTGCCAGACCAAGGAGGTAGGGTACTGGGGACAGAGCTGGTCGGGGCCCAGAGGCAGGGGGAAAGCAGAGATGATCCAGGGcaaggtggggagaaggaagcagtGACTCCTTGTCCTTGACTTTCTATTTCAAGTCTAATCGATGCTCTAGGGGCTCAGGATGAGGCTTGGAGCGTCAGTCAACCTGGGATGGGGTGAGTCCGTGTCCTTGGGACTCAGAGGGGTGCCGACCCAGGCTCTGGCCCTTCTGCACTCTCACCCTGATTCCCAGGGCCTCTCATGGACACTGGGCCACTTCCACCTTACCTCACCTTCCAGGTAAAAAGGCCTCAGAAGCTGATTCCTGAGGCTTGAGTCCCAGCTCTACCACTTCTTAGTCTTGTGGCCATGGGCAAGTTAgttagcctctctgtgcctcagtttccccacgtGTCAGATGAGGATAACAGTAGCATCTATTCCATTGGATTGTTTGTTGAGAAGATCGAATATGATGATACTTAAAGTagtttaggcttcccaggtggtgaaggggtaaagaatccatctgccaatccaggagatgcagggggcacaggtttgatccctgggttggggagatcccttggaggaggaaatgacgactctctccagtgttcttgcctggaaaattccatgaacaggagactggcgggctacagtctatggggctgcaaagagctggacagcacttaacgactgagcatgcacatgtgaagtatttagaacagtgcctggcacctacTAAGGGCGCATGAAGAGAAGAAGTCTAGGCAGTTGACCAGGAAGCCGCCTCGCTTTCGTGACACTGGGGCTCCCGTCCTTCTTGTAACCTactccccccacaaaaaaagaCAGCCAACAAACTTCCTCACATCTGTACAGCTTGGTGGTGGGCCCCTCATTTGGGGATCTGGATTTTAGCCTTCTTGAATGGACGGGCGTGAGAAGGCTCCAGCCTCGGGTAGGCCCTTCTCCTGCTTCCAGATTTCTTGTAGACCTAAGGCTTGCTGTGGGCATGGGAGCTGAGAAGGCTGACTCCCACTCAGCCCAGACTCTCCTGCCCCTTCTTATCTCAGGGTCGCTTTCCTTCCAGGCTCACTAGCTTCGGCTCTGGAGCActgcccccgccccagcccccacaGTAGCTGGGCACCCAGGCCTGGGAGGGCAGCCATCTTGCTCAGGCCTGGTATGTTGCCATGACAACCTGGAGCCGCCCAGCCCCACTGCAAAGGCCCCTCTGAAAAATTTATCGGGAAAACTTCCGTGTTTAAAAATTAACCATGGGATTGAAATATTAAAGATGAACTGCTTTGGGCAAGGCAGAGGGCAATGGACTTGAGGGTAGAGGAGCCAAGTTCTTTCCTCCTGACAGACTGGTATTTGCCCATCACCCCAGCTTCCAGGGGCCCTTCGATCAATTCTAACCCTGTCTGGAGCGTACAAGGCCTCCTCCATAAATTGAGGCTGCGGCCAATGTAGGGAGGGGGACATAGGGAGGAAGTGAGGGACCTGCTTCAGTGGGGCCTGGGGGTCACACTGCACCCCATCTCCTGTTTGCCTCTTTCCCATGATACTTCTAGGGGCCTCCCTTTAGTCCACTTGGGGGTGGCCCTGCCAACAGCAGGGAGGGTCTGGTGTGAGGCAGTGGGCAGGCTAAGCTGCCTTGTTCCTTCCCTGCTGCTCCTGTAGACTGGCCCCAGGGAGGCACCGACACCAGAGAGCATGGGCTGGCACCCAGAGAGCAGGGAGATCAGTGCCTAAGGATGCCCACGCCTGCCCCTCCACCTCACGAAAGGACAGGGTCTTGGAGGAAGATGAGCTTGGAGGAAAGCATCTTCCCTCCAAATCAGTGGTCCCCACAGCTGCCGGGGCTGGGCCATCCCCTCCGCAGGGCTGCTGCCTGTACCCCGGTTTCCCTGGCCCCCCAGATCCCGCCTCCAGGCCTCCCCAGGTCGACTCCCCTTCtgccttccctcctttcccctaGCCTGTCCATCTGGCCCAGGTGAGCTTCGTCATCCCAGCCTTCAACTCCAACTTCACTCTGGATCTGGAGTTGAACCAGTGAGTGTGGCCTGGAGTCCAGGGGCTGAGCACTCCGCGGGTGGGCAAGGCAtgcctgggctgggggctgggctggggcagggggcctggatcTGAGCGGGGTTGGGTCCCAAGCAGGACCCAGCCCCACCTtgaccccctccttcctcctgcccaCTCTGTCTGTTCCAGTCACCTTCTCTCTTCACAATACGTGGAGCGCCACTTCAGCCGGGAGGGGCCGACCCAGCACAGCACTGTGAGTGCCTTTGGAAGGGGCCAGGGAGGTGGAATGACGGGTAAGGTGGTCGGTGGAGGTGGGCTTGGGGGTATACTCTGCACTGAGGATTGGCCTGGCCCCTCCAGGATCAGAGTCCGGGCGGCCTGTCAAATGGTGTGGAGCTCTGAGCTCCCCTTGCCCAACTCCAGGGGACAGACCCCCCAGCCAGCCTATCTGCCAGCCTGGAGACATTTCAAGACCCCCCAATGCTCCATGGCCAGAATCTTGTTCAGCACCAAGGCCCCAGGAATTCCTGGCTCCCTGGGACCCCAGGGTCCCAGGCCCGAAGGCCCAGGGGTGTGAGCAAAGATGAATGAGTGTCTATAAATAGCCTCGGCCCTTCCCCCCCAGCTTGTTCAGTAACTGGAGCACGAGTAATTCTGCAGGAAGCAGAGGCGAGGGGGTGTCAGTCCCCTCTGACCCGTGAGCCGGGCCAGGAGGAAACGCGCTGCTCATTTCCTCAGCTGCAGACCACGTGACCAGGGTTGGTCCACGGAGGCTGAGGCATCTGTGAACACACTATGTgtgaaatggtgtgtgtgtgttgggggtgagcCCATAGCTCTCATCTGATTAAGCAAGTGGATCCATGGTAAGCActtagaacactgcctggcacacagtaggtgctatGTGAATGTCATTTAGTCTTCTCAAAGAAGTCTGTGACCCCTGTACCAGCCCCAGTTCATGGTTAAGAGGCACTGATGTGCTCCAGGGTCCTCATGTTGTAGATGAGGTaagggaggcccagagagggctaGGAACTTGCCCAGGGTGAAACAGCCAATTAGGAGCACAGCCAGAGCAGAGCCGGGCTCCAGGTCCCCAGATTTCCAGCCACCTGCACACCACATGGGGCAGCTTCAGTGGCCCTCAcgcatcctcctgccttcatgctGGGAAGGGATCACGTACCTCACGCTCTCTGCTCCTCTAGGGTGCTGGAGACCACTGCTACTACCAGGGGAAGCTCCGAGGGAACCCCCACTCCCTTGCTGCCCTCTCCACCTGCCAGGGGCTGCAGTgagtgtggggaggggctgggtggtGGGAGGAGCCTCCAGGCCTGGGGACAGTGGGGATGGTGGGGAGCTGCGTTTCTCTCACTGCAGTGGGGTCTTCTCTGACGGGAACTTCACCTACATCGTGGAGCCCCGAGAGATGGCCGGGCCTCGGGAAAATGCCCAGGTGAGCCCCCCCACACTCATCATCCCAGTGGCTGTCATCTCAGTGGCTGCGACTGCCtcctcccccctcacccccctccACCTTGGTAACCTCAGCCTCACTGCCCTCTGCAGCGACCCCAGCTCTGGTTCCCTCCTCCTGTGCCCCCCAGCTCCAATGTCCCCTCTGTCCTCCAAGTAacctcccaccaggctccagtgtcCTTTGCCCCTATCTCTCAGGGCACCCCCAGGTCTTGACCCTGGAATCTGAGCATCTGGGAGACCAGATTTGACATGGGAGCTCTGGCCAGTGCTGGGTCaccctggggtggggtgaggggaagggcTGGAGATGTCCCCCCATAATGGGGCTCAGAGCAGACCTGGCCAGCCCCCCCAAGAACTCatttccctcattgcagggaCCCCTTCCCCACCTCATTTACCGGacccctctcctcccagcccccttCGGATGCAGGGAGCCAGGTAAGGGAGGGAAAGTGGGGCTAGGGAGGGGGCCGGCTGTGCCCCCCTCACCGGCACCCTCCCTCCAGGCTGCCTGTTTGCTGCCCCGGACCATCCTGCTCCTCCAAACAGGCCGAGgctgagaaggaaaaggcaggtaCGGGGGCCCGTACAGACCTCCCACTGCAGAGACCTCGGGCAGTGGTCCAGACAGGACACCCCCATCTGTAGCTGGAGCAAAGGAGGGCTCTGACTGATGTGGTTGGAGGTCAGAGAACATCTCTGGGAGGAAGCCCCCCACCAACTCCCTAAGGCTAATGTCTACACACATCCCCGCCCTGGGCAAACCGAGGCTGCCTGCCTCATACCAAGGCTGGATGGGACCCCCGCCAGTGGGGAGCTGGTACTGTTCCTGGCTGGAGCCCAGCCCCTCTCGAGTTTGTCTGCGGCTTGACCAGACGTGGAGGGAACTGATTCCAAGTGCCCACCCACGCCCTAGGTCCGCCGGGGCCACCCTACAGTGCACAGTGAGACCAAGTATGTGGAGCTGATTGTGATCAATGACCACCAGCTGGTACGTTCCCAGGTGGGGGGGGGGTGACTTTGGGAGGAGGGACTGGAAGCAGCCTGGCCCTCTGCCCACTCTCTTCTCTCCCAGTTCGGGCAGATGCGGCAGTCAGTGGTCCTCACCAGCAACTTTGCCAAGTCCGTGGTGAACCTGGCAGATGTGGTGAgcagccctccctgccctcccctctcctcccacgcCCCCCACTAATGCACATGTCCTTGGGGTGAGTGCTCGACGGCATAGGCAGCCTCTGACCCCCACTTCCTGCATGGACAGATTGACCTCCAGCCCCCTCCTCATCTTCTCCCTTCCTGGCATAGATGTACAAGGAGCAGCTCAATACCCGCATCGTGCTGGTTGCCATGGAAACGTGGGCAGATGGGGACAAGATCCAGGTGCAGGATGACCTCCTGGAGACCCTGGCCAGGCTCATGGTCTACAGGCGGGAGGGTCTGCCTGAGGCCAGTGATGCCACCCACCTCTTCTCGTGAGTCCCCCACTCCATGGACCCTGCCAGCCTCTGTTGCTCATTGCAGATCAGAGTTACTGAACATGGCTCTGGGCCAGGTGCTCTTGCAGGGCAAGGGGACTGGGATCCCCTTGTACCTGCCCTTGCAACAGTGGCGGGTCATCTTCCCCTGCCTCTTAGGGGGAGGCCCCTTTTCCCTACCCTGGTGACCTTCCTCTGCCCATCACCTCCCCTTCACCCTGCTCCCCCTTTCAAATGGTCCCAGCATCCCTTTCTCAGGGACCCAATCCCCTGGTACAGGAGAAAAATCTGATAAAAGGTCCTTGCAATTAGAGATGACCTATTAGAAATCCTTCATTTGGCTTATGGGCAAATGAACCCAAAAGGGGAAAGGGGCTTGCCTGAGTCACACAGGCTGACATGGAGGGCGCTGCTCATCCCCTCCCCATGGAGGGCTCTGGTATGGGGGCTCACCTGTCTCCCCTCACAGCCCAAGCTAGCCACCAGGGAGAACAGGCTAGCCAGTTCTCCCGGCAACCTTCTCTCTTCCAGGGGCAGAACTTTCCAGAGCACCAGCAGCGGGGCTGCCTATGTGGGGGGCATCTGCTCGCTGTCTAGAGGAGGGGGCGTGAACGAGGTAAGCTGGGTGGGgtcgtggctggggtggggggttggagggagggggCTGCGAAGGGCGTGAACATTGTGCCTTTTGGAGGGATGTAGACATCTTTGGGTTCGATCTTCTTCACCCCAAGTATGACAACATGGGGGCCATGGCGGTGACTTTGGCCCAGACGCTGGGGCAGAACCTGGGCATGATGTGGAATAAACACCGGAGCTCGGCAGGTATCAGTGAAGACCCCCACCCCTAGCCCAGACCCACATTCTAGAAGTGAAGAGGGTGTCCACACGAGGGGGACTGTCTTTCACCCTCCCTGACATTCACCTGGCTCAACTTGCAGGGGACTGCAAATGTCCGGACAACTGGCTGGGTTGCATCATGGAGGACACTGGGTGAGTTCTTGGGCAAAGGGAGCCGCAGGGTGAGCACTGGGTGACATTCTGGACCTGGCTGCCTCAAGAGACCCCGCTCTCGGGACCACTCAGAATTCCAAGAAACGCAGTTGTCTGTGGACATACATTCCCTAGCCGGACGCGAGTTGTCCAGGCTGCAACGCGCACAGTCGCCACTGGGCGCCGCCAAAGCCTCGCTTGGAGGCCCCTCCCCTCCTCGGCTCACAAAACCTCCCTCGGACTCTCTCGGAGTCCTGAGGTTTTGGGGAGTCAACTGGAGCGGCATCCCCCGCCCACTGCCCTTTGATGGGCAAGCGGGAGGATTTTCGTGCCGTGTCCAGGCACTTCAGCCTGGACAGGATCTTCAGCCTCCTCGAGACAGAGACCGAGTCCTCCGGTGCACCCCATCCCAATCTTGAGAAGGGGCGAGAGGGTGAGCCGGCGGGCACTCAGCAGCACggtcccctcacccctgcccagGTTCTATCTGCCCCGCAAGTTCTCGCGCTGCAGCATCGACGAGTACAACCAGTTCCTTCAGGAGGGCGGCGGGAGCTGCCTCTTCAACAAGCCCCTCAAGGTATAATATCAGCCACAGGGCGAGGAACGTGGGAGCGGGGCTTAGGCAGGGTCCCGGCCAGACTCGCGACACGACACCCCTTCCCCGCAGCTCCTGGACCCGCCTGAGTGCGGGAACGGCTTCGTGGAGGCGGGGGAGGAGTGCGACTGCGGCTCGGTGCAGGTGCGAGACGGGTGCGGGCGccaggtgggaggcaggggacGCGGGAGTGGGTGCGAGGGAGGGTCTGGCTGGGGAGGGTCAGGGCGCTCCTTCTCTGTGTCCCTCAGGAGTGCAGCCGCGCGGGAGGGAACTGTTGCAAGAAATGCACTCTGACTCACGACGCCATGTGTAGCGACGGTCTCTGCTGTCGCCGCTGCAAGGTGAGTGGTACCCGCCgcaggggcggggaggaggcGGGGCCGGGAGGTACTGGGCTGAGAACGAGTAGAGGGTGGGACTTAGGGAGGTGGGGCCGTAGGGGCGGCGGGGCTTAACGCGAAGAGAGCGCCAATGGGAAAGGAGAGGGGCGGAATGTGCGGCACTCTACGTTCTATTGAAGGCGGGGCTACGGGGAGTGGGACGGAGCACCTGATGATAAATGGTGGGGTGGGCGGAACCGTGAGCGGACCTGGGGACGGTGCGAGTGGGCAGGAAGAGGTCCGGGGCGGAGCCGAGGAGAGGGTGGGGCCGAGGAGGCGGGAAGGCGCGGAAGTGCGTGGTTCTTGCTTGAACCCCGCAATGCATGCCTTCTCTAGTACGAGCCGCGGGGTGTGTCCTGTCGAGAGGCTGTGAACGAGTGCGACATCGCGGAGACCTGCACCGGGGACTCGAGCCAGGTCTGCCCGTCCCAGCTGCCCTGCGGATCCCCGAGCAAGGCGGCCActatctctctccccacccttccTCTCGGCTGCTGGCGTCGCCACCGCTGATCAGGCTGTTTCTCATCTGAGATAGCAGTTTTTCATGCCTCCTGGCTTTGCTCTTCCAATCATTCGACCAGTATTTATAGTCTGGCTAGGTGCCTGGTGTGTACTAGGGATAACAGTGGATAATATTATTTAATGTCTAAATCCTTATTACATGCCAGTCATCGAGTACTCTCAGTCCTGTGAAGTAGGTGCAGAAAACTGATGGAGACTGGAGAGGCTTTGGGACCTGCTAAGCCATGTGATCTGAGTTCTCTGCTCTGTCTTTGACATGGAGGGACCCTGGGGCCAGAGCCCCCACCTGGCAGGCCTTTATTCTTCCCTGGAGCCGAACATAGCTCCCAGTCCTAGGGCAGCTCTATTCAGTCCAGTGCCTCTCTCCACAGTGTCCACCTAACCTGCACAAGCTAGATGGTTACTACTGTGATCACGAACAGGTATGAACGGATGGAGGCTCCGCCTCGTCTGGGTCtctggctcagtcctgtcctggGTCTCTGTCTTGTCCTCAGTGTCTCTGTCTCTTGTTTCCTGATTGTCCCTTAGGGCCGCTGCTATGGAGGTCGCTGCAAAACCCGGGACCGGCAGTGCCAGGCCCTTTGGGGCCACGGTGAGTCTTTGGTTGGAGATGGGAGAAGGCATCTGGAAGACGAATTGAGAAGCTGGAGAGGGGGCAGGCTCTGGCTGAAACCCCCCCAAAAGATATGCAGCTCCCCAGGATCTCAGTGACTCAGCTGGACTTGGAGTCAGGCCATTGTTCGAGAAGCAGGCCTGAGGTCCCAGGTGGGTTCTGGAGTGGGTAGGGTGACGCTGGCCTCTTCTCCCTACAGCGGCTGCTGATCGCTTCTGCTATGAGAAGCTGAATGTGGAGGGGACAGAACGTGGCAACTGTGGGCGCAAGGGGTCAGGCTGGGTCCAGTGCAATAAACAGTGAGTTGTCAAAGCTTCTGGTTGGGCCATCCCAGTTTgggggctggggctctggggctgggCAGGGTTTTTTCAGAGATAGGGCAAGCTATTGAGTCCTAATGGGAGACTGAAAAAtcgggggatggggagagggcagACAGGAGGTCTGTAGTTGGGTCTGAGTCAGACTTGGGTCCCACTGTCTCCACACAAACAGGGATGTGCTGTGTGGCTTCCTCCTCTGTGTCAACATCTCTGGAGCTCCTCGGCTGGGGGATCTAGGGGGAGACATCAGCAGCGTCACTTTCTACCACCAGGGCAAGGAGCTGGACTGCAGGTGTGGCTGGGACCatggctggggaaggggaggttGCAGCTGTGTGGGGGGTGGAGGGCAAGGGCAGAGGTTGGCTGTGCCGTCTCCCCAGGGGTGGTCATGTGCAGCTGGCTGATGGCTCGGACTTGAGCTACGTGGAGGACGGCACAGCCTGCGGGCCCAACATGTTGTGCCTGGACCATCGCTGCCTGCCAGCCTCTGCCTTCAACTTCAGCACCTGCCCGGGCAGTGGCGAGCGCCGGATCTGCTCCCACCACGGGGTGGGTGTCTGGAGGCCAGGGATCACGGGAGGGGCTTATAAGAGGGGACTGGGCCCTGCTCACCTGTACCGGCCCCACCCCACCTCTAGGTCTGCAGCAACGAAGGGAAGTGCATCTGCCAGCCAGACTGGACAGGCAAAGACTGCAGTATCCACAACCCCCTGCCCACGTCTCCGCCCACGGGGGAGACAGAGAGATATAAGGGTGAGGCTGGAACTGGCCAGGGTGGGGCTCTGTCTTTCCCGTTCTCCATGCCTGCCCCCGCCAACCCCaccctgctctcctccccaggTCCCAGCGGCACCAACATCATCATAGGCTCCATCGCCGGGGCTGTTCTGGTTGCAGCCATCGTCCTGGGCGGCACGGGCTGGGGATTTAAGTAAGACACGAATACgcccccacaccctctgcatcCCCCAGGGTTATCAGAACCCCAGGCTGAGGCTGGATCTGAGGGGACCTCCCTGAGAGGTTAGCTAAACCAGAGCTCACACATCACCAGCCAAGCCAGCCCACAGGGTcctgtttttacatttaaaaagatcAGTTACTCAGACTTTTAAAACCCAGGGATTTTGTTAAGAATCCAGATTTCcagcttcttttgaaaaatgagaagattGGGTCCCCCTGTTCTTCAGTGCCTCCCAGCTTGGCCACAGAGCGGAGCTGAGCAGGGGCTGCCTGAGTCCCCAGTCCCTAATGGCTGTTTTGTGGCACCCATATTGGAGGCCCTCAAGCTGGTGTAACCCCTCACTGTATAGACGACAGACAGAGGCCCAGGGTCAGGGGGTGAGTTAGTTGCAGTCAGGACTCAAATGCAGGACTCCACTTTGGTAGGTTTTCCTGGACCTCCCCTTCTTTTGTTTCCTCTGACCCTGAGACAAACATCCCTGGGCTTGTCATTAGCATCTAGGGACAAAGGAATGTCTAGCATCTCTGGGGCAAGGTGTCTCCTGGGAGCCGGAGGCCCCtccctgggagaaggggagggtcacagaagtcttttcctttctctgcctcgCCTCGCTTTGGCTCCTGAAGAAACATCCGCCGAGGAAGGTACGACCCGACCCAGCAGGGGGCAGTGTGACGCCGGCCACGTTCTCCCTCCCGCTGTCCTTGTCTCCTCCATCTCATTCGTCACCTCGCATTCTGTTGATGGGGAGCTGGGGCCTGTTCCCCCACCCTTGCGGTCACGGCTGTCACTCCCGGGGTGGGAGAACCCCGCTCCAGGAAGAGAGTCCTCAACGTGCCCCGTGCCCCCTTCTCCAGCCCACTCACCCCCTCAGCCCTTGGTCCTTTCACTCCTGCCCTTCCAATGGTCAGCCCACCTCTGGCCCCGTGGACCTGTAGCTGTGCGCGCGCCCCCACTCCTCCCCAGGGAAGGGAGCCTACCTCTGCGTCCCATCCGTTTTGTCTTTCATGTCACCACTGTCTGACCTCCCGCCAGACCCCCTCCCTGGCCAGCCTGTGACTCGCTGCCTCCAGGGCCCAGCACTGACCTCCCGGGGCCGGGTGAGGTTGGGGGTGCTCTCCCTCTGAGCCCCGCCTCATATCCTCCCCTGATGCCCCGTCTCCATTCCAGGTCCGGAGGGGCCTAAGTGCCACCCCATCCTCCCTCCGCGTCTGGCGCCCACCATCTCTGT is part of the Budorcas taxicolor isolate Tak-1 chromosome 19, Takin1.1, whole genome shotgun sequence genome and harbors:
- the ADAM11 gene encoding disintegrin and metalloproteinase domain-containing protein 11, with protein sequence MRRLRRGAFAALLLLLLPLLPSPGVGTGGPAGALRWRVSPHLGGPEAPEVTEPSRLVGESSGGEVRKQQLDTRVRQEPPGGPPVHLAQVSFVIPAFNSNFTLDLELNHHLLSSQYVERHFSREGPTQHSTGAGDHCYYQGKLRGNPHSLAALSTCQGLHGVFSDGNFTYIVEPREMAGPRENAQGPLPHLIYRTPLLPAPFGCREPGCLFAAPDHPAPPNRPRLRRKRQVRRGHPTVHSETKYVELIVINDHQLFGQMRQSVVLTSNFAKSVVNLADVMYKEQLNTRIVLVAMETWADGDKIQVQDDLLETLARLMVYRREGLPEASDATHLFSGRTFQSTSSGAAYVGGICSLSRGGGVNEYDNMGAMAVTLAQTLGQNLGMMWNKHRSSAGDCKCPDNWLGCIMEDTGFYLPRKFSRCSIDEYNQFLQEGGGSCLFNKPLKLLDPPECGNGFVEAGEECDCGSVQECSRAGGNCCKKCTLTHDAMCSDGLCCRRCKYEPRGVSCREAVNECDIAETCTGDSSQCPPNLHKLDGYYCDHEQGRCYGGRCKTRDRQCQALWGHAAADRFCYEKLNVEGTERGNCGRKGSGWVQCNKQDVLCGFLLCVNISGAPRLGDLGGDISSVTFYHQGKELDCRGGHVQLADGSDLSYVEDGTACGPNMLCLDHRCLPASAFNFSTCPGSGERRICSHHGVCSNEGKCICQPDWTGKDCSIHNPLPTSPPTGETERYKGPSGTNIIIGSIAGAVLVAAIVLGGTGWGFKNIRRGRYDPTQQGAV